One part of the Anopheles merus strain MAF chromosome 3L, AmerM5.1, whole genome shotgun sequence genome encodes these proteins:
- the LOC121600353 gene encoding chitin deacetylase 1 isoform X1 produces MAKVIKLFGLLCLVVTIAAEVRVKRQDEDLDPDSINVEELCKDRPGDEYFRLSTDGDCREVVRCDDAGENGITRLAKVRCPTGLYFDVLRQTCDWKTNVKSCDLLGKPRKVLPILKTDEPICPEGKLSCGNGECIDKELFCNGKPDCKDESDENACTVELDPNRAPDCDTTQCVLPDCFCSADGTRIPGNIEPQQVPQMITITFNGAVNVDNIDLYEDIFNGQRQNPNGCQIRGTYFVSHKYTNYSAVQDLHRKGHEISVFSLTHKDDPTYWTQGTYDDWLAEMAGARLIVERFANITDGSIIGVRAPYLRVGGNKQFEMMADQFFVYDASITASLGRVPIWPYTLYFRMPHKCNGNAHNCPSRSHPVWEMVMNELDRRDDPTFDESLPGCHMVDSCSNIQSGEQFGRLLRHNFNRHYNTNRAPLGLHFHASWLKSKKEYREELIKFIEEMLGRNDVFFVTMLQVIQWMQNPTELNALRDFQEWKEKCDVKGQPYCSLPNACPLTTRELPGETLRLFTCMECPNNYPWILDPTGDGFSKK; encoded by the exons ATGGCCAAAGTGATCAAACTGTTCGGTTTGCTGTGTTTAGTGGTGACGATCG CGGCCGAAGTTCGCGTCAAGCGTCAGGATGAGGACCTCGATCCGGACTCGATCAACGTGGAGGAGCTGTGCAAGGACCGGCCGGGCGATGAGTACTTCCGCCTGAGCACGGACGGTGACTGCCGAGAGGTGGTGAG GTGCGACGATGCGGGTGAAAACGGCATCACGCGGCTCGCCAAAGTGCGCTGCCCGACCGGGCTGTACTTTGACGTGCTGCGCCAAACGTGCGATTGGAAGACGAACGTGAAATCGTGCGACCTGCTAGGAA AGCCACGCAAGGTTCTGCCGATCCTGAAGACGGACGAGCCGATCTGCCCGGAGGGCAAGCTGTCCTGCGGCAACGGCGAGTGCATCGACAAGGAGCTGTTCTGTAACGGCAAGCCCGACTGCAAGGACGAGTCGGACGAGAATGCGTGTA CCGTTGAACTGGACCCGAACCGTGCGCCCGACTGTGACACGACGCAGTGCGTGCTGCCGGACTGTTTCTGCTCCGCCGACGGCACGCGCATCCCCGGCAACATCGAGCCGCAGCAGGTGCCGCAGATGATCACGATCACCTTCAACGGGGCGGTCAACGTCGACAATATCGATCTGTACGAGGACATCTTCAACGGGCAGCGCCAGAACCCGAACGGCTGCCAGATCCGGGGCACGTACTTCGTGTCGCACAAGTACACCAACTACTCGGCCGTGCAGGATCTGCACCGCAAGGGCCACGAGATCTCGGTGTTCTCGCTCACGCACAAGGACGATCCGACCTACTGGACGCAGGGCACGTACGACGACTGGCTGGCGGAGATGGCCGGCGCCCGGCTGATCGTGGAGCGGTTCGCCAACATTACCGACGGTTCGATCATCGGCGTGCGGGCGCCGTACCTGCGCGTCGGCGGCAACAAGCAGTTCGAGATGATGGCCGACCAGTTCTTCGTGTACGATGCGTCCATCACGGCGTCGCTCGGCCGCGTACCGATCTGGCCGTACACGCTGTACTTCCGCATGCCGCACAAGTGCAACGGCAACGCGCACAACTGCCCGTCCCGCTCGCACCCGGTCTGGGAGATGGTCATGAACGAGCTGGACCGGCGCGACGATCCGACGTTCGACGAGTCGCTGCCCGGTTGCCACATGGTCGACTCCTGCTCGAACATCCAGTCCGGCGAGCAGTTCGGACGTCTGCTGCGCCACAACTTCAACCGCCACTACAATACGAACCGGGCGCCGCTCGGTCTGCACTTCCACGCCTCCTGGCTCAAGTCGAAGAAGGAGTACCGCGAGGAGCTGATCAAGTTCATCGAGGAGATGCTCGGCCGCAACGATGTGTTCTTCGTCACCATGCTGCAGGTCATCCAGTGGATGCAGAACCCGACCGAGCTGAACGCGCTGCGCGACTTCCAGGAGTGGAAGGAGAAGTGCGACGTGAAGGGCCAGCCGTACTGCTCGCTCCCGAATGCCTGCCCGCTCACCACCCGCGAGCTGCCGGGCGAGACGCTGCGTCTGTTCACCTGCATGGAGTGCCCGAACAACTACCCGTGGATCCTCGATCCGACCGGTGACGGTTTCTCCAAGAAGTAG
- the LOC121600353 gene encoding chitin deacetylase 1 isoform X2: MAKVIKLFGLLCLVVTIAAEVRVKRQDEDLDPDSINVEELCKDRPGDEYFRLSTDGDCREVVRCTRSGLKQITCPSGLAFDIEKQTCDWKAKVTTCDKKEKPRKVLPILKTDEPICPEGKLSCGNGECIDKELFCNGKPDCKDESDENACTVELDPNRAPDCDTTQCVLPDCFCSADGTRIPGNIEPQQVPQMITITFNGAVNVDNIDLYEDIFNGQRQNPNGCQIRGTYFVSHKYTNYSAVQDLHRKGHEISVFSLTHKDDPTYWTQGTYDDWLAEMAGARLIVERFANITDGSIIGVRAPYLRVGGNKQFEMMADQFFVYDASITASLGRVPIWPYTLYFRMPHKCNGNAHNCPSRSHPVWEMVMNELDRRDDPTFDESLPGCHMVDSCSNIQSGEQFGRLLRHNFNRHYNTNRAPLGLHFHASWLKSKKEYREELIKFIEEMLGRNDVFFVTMLQVIQWMQNPTELNALRDFQEWKEKCDVKGQPYCSLPNACPLTTRELPGETLRLFTCMECPNNYPWILDPTGDGFSKK, encoded by the exons ATGGCCAAAGTGATCAAACTGTTCGGTTTGCTGTGTTTAGTGGTGACGATCG CGGCCGAAGTTCGCGTCAAGCGTCAGGATGAGGACCTCGATCCGGACTCGATCAACGTGGAGGAGCTGTGCAAGGACCGGCCGGGCGATGAGTACTTCCGCCTGAGCACGGACGGTGACTGCCGAGAGGTGGTGAG GTGTACACGGTCTGGACTGAAGCAAATCACTTGCCCGTCCGGATTGGCGTTCGACATTGAGAAACAGACTTGCGACTGGAAGGCAAAGGTTACCACGTGTGACAAGAAAGAGA AGCCACGCAAGGTTCTGCCGATCCTGAAGACGGACGAGCCGATCTGCCCGGAGGGCAAGCTGTCCTGCGGCAACGGCGAGTGCATCGACAAGGAGCTGTTCTGTAACGGCAAGCCCGACTGCAAGGACGAGTCGGACGAGAATGCGTGTA CCGTTGAACTGGACCCGAACCGTGCGCCCGACTGTGACACGACGCAGTGCGTGCTGCCGGACTGTTTCTGCTCCGCCGACGGCACGCGCATCCCCGGCAACATCGAGCCGCAGCAGGTGCCGCAGATGATCACGATCACCTTCAACGGGGCGGTCAACGTCGACAATATCGATCTGTACGAGGACATCTTCAACGGGCAGCGCCAGAACCCGAACGGCTGCCAGATCCGGGGCACGTACTTCGTGTCGCACAAGTACACCAACTACTCGGCCGTGCAGGATCTGCACCGCAAGGGCCACGAGATCTCGGTGTTCTCGCTCACGCACAAGGACGATCCGACCTACTGGACGCAGGGCACGTACGACGACTGGCTGGCGGAGATGGCCGGCGCCCGGCTGATCGTGGAGCGGTTCGCCAACATTACCGACGGTTCGATCATCGGCGTGCGGGCGCCGTACCTGCGCGTCGGCGGCAACAAGCAGTTCGAGATGATGGCCGACCAGTTCTTCGTGTACGATGCGTCCATCACGGCGTCGCTCGGCCGCGTACCGATCTGGCCGTACACGCTGTACTTCCGCATGCCGCACAAGTGCAACGGCAACGCGCACAACTGCCCGTCCCGCTCGCACCCGGTCTGGGAGATGGTCATGAACGAGCTGGACCGGCGCGACGATCCGACGTTCGACGAGTCGCTGCCCGGTTGCCACATGGTCGACTCCTGCTCGAACATCCAGTCCGGCGAGCAGTTCGGACGTCTGCTGCGCCACAACTTCAACCGCCACTACAATACGAACCGGGCGCCGCTCGGTCTGCACTTCCACGCCTCCTGGCTCAAGTCGAAGAAGGAGTACCGCGAGGAGCTGATCAAGTTCATCGAGGAGATGCTCGGCCGCAACGATGTGTTCTTCGTCACCATGCTGCAGGTCATCCAGTGGATGCAGAACCCGACCGAGCTGAACGCGCTGCGCGACTTCCAGGAGTGGAAGGAGAAGTGCGACGTGAAGGGCCAGCCGTACTGCTCGCTCCCGAATGCCTGCCCGCTCACCACCCGCGAGCTGCCGGGCGAGACGCTGCGTCTGTTCACCTGCATGGAGTGCCCGAACAACTACCCGTGGATCCTCGATCCGACCGGTGACGGTTTCTCCAAGAAGTAG
- the LOC121600352 gene encoding lamin Dm0, with product MSQRAKRSGASTPVPVQASTPVQQSGSGAAGASAAHHHHSARPASPLSPTRHSRLQEKADLQNLNDRLACYIDRVRYLEQENSRLTMEVRTSQDTTTREVSNIKSMYEHELSDARKLLDDTSREKARLEIDGKRILEENDELKKRLERKTKEAADADRNARAQEARANELSTKYHSLVSEHKKAKDDQKELEKELAKLRKQLDALRKNLEDETLTRVELENSVQTLREELTFKDQVHQQEITETKTRRQVEISEIDGMLSEQYEAKLQQTLQDLRDQYDMQLRVNREEISDLYEARLRDLEQQMNHERLRHADEKAKMMEEVERLRKEISMQLQEYQDLMDIKISLDMEIAAYDKLLSSEEDRLKITPGSQTSIFSQSSMSGSLSRSGVVRRTPSRAAAKRKRTVLEESDERSVSDYSVTSSAKGDVEIVEVDPEGKYVKLHNKSGKEVQIGGWTVLRKVGSNETVFKFHRSLKMDGGAFVTVWSSDLGKDHEPPTTIVMKGQKWFAGDNMTTHLLNAEGEEVAASERVKRMVSTAASRHREYLGSYGEELHHQQGEPRGDEKCRIM from the exons ATGTCGCAGCGTGCGAAGCGTTCCGGTGCGTCGACGCCGGTCCCGGTGCAGGCCAGCACCCCGGTGCAGCAGAGCGGCAGCGGTGCGGCGGGTGCGTCGGcagcgcaccaccaccacagcgcCCGCCCGGCCAGCCCGCTCAGCCCGACGCGCCACTCGCGGCTGCAGGAGAAGGCCGACCTGCAGAACCTGAACGACCGGCTGGCATGCTACATCGACCGGGTGCGCTACCTGGAGCAGGAGAACTCGCGCCTCACGATGGAGGTGCGCACCTCGCAGGACACGACCACCCGCGAGGTGTCCAACATCAAGTCGATGTACGAGCACGAGCTGTCCGATGCCCGCAAGCTGCTCGACGATACGTCGCGCGAAAAGGCCCGGCTCGAGATCGACGGCAAGCGCATTCTCGAGGAAAACGACGAGCTAAAGAAGCG TTTGGAGCGTAAGACGAAGGAAGCGGCCGACGCCGATCGTAACGCACGTGCCCAGGAAGCGCGCGCCAACGAACTGTCGACCAAGTACCATTCGCTCGTGTCGGAACACAAGAAGGCGAAGGACGACCAGAAGGAGCTGGAGAAGGAGCTGGCCAAGCTGCGCAAGCAGCTGGATGCGCTGCGCAAGAACCTCGAGGACGAGACGCTGACGCGCGTCGAGCTGGAGAACTCGGTGCAGACGCTGCGCGAGGAGCTGACGTTCAAGGATCAGGTGCACCAGCAGGAGATCACCGAGACGAAGACGCGCCGGCAGGTGGAGATCAGCGAAATTGATGGCATGCTGTCGGAGCAGTACGAGGCGAAGCTGCAGCAGACGCTGCAGGATCTGCGCGACCAGTACGATATGCAGCTGCGCGTCAACCGCGAGGAAATTTCCGATCTGTACGAG GCTCGTCTTCGCGATCTGGAGCAGCAGATGAACCACGAGCGGTTGCGCCACGCCGACGAGAAGGCCAAGATGATGGAGGAGGTCGAGCGCCTGCGGAAGGAAATCTCGATGCAGCTGCAGGAGTACCAGGATCTGATGGACATCAAGATTTCGCTCGACATGGAGATTGCCGCGTACGACAAGCTGCTCAGCTCGGAGGAGGACCGGCTGAAGATAACGCCCGGCAGCCAGACGTCCATCTTCTCGCAGTCGAGCATGTCGGGCAGCCTGTCGCGCAGCGGGGTGGTGCGCCGCACGCCCAGCCGTGCCGCGGCCAAGCGCAAGCGCACGGTGCTGGAGGAGTCGGACGAGCGCAGCGTGTCGGACTACTCCGTCACCTCGTCCGCTAAGGGCGACGTCGAGATCGTGGAGGTCGACCCGGAGGGCAAGTACGTGAAGCTGCACAACAAATCCGGCAAG GAAGTACAAATCGGTGGATGGACCGTGCTGCGGAAGGTCGGCAGCAACGAAACCGTGTTCAAATTCCACCGCTCGCTGAAGATGGACGGTGGCGCCTTTGTGACCGTTTGGTCGTCCGATCTGGGCAAGGATCACGAGCCACCGACGACGATCGTGATGAAGGGGCAGAAGTGGTTCGCCGGTGACAACATGACTACGCATCTGCTGAATGCCGAAGGCGAG gaGGTAGCCGCCTCGGAGCGTGTGAAGCGAATGGTTTCGACTGCCGCCTCGCGCCACCGTGAATACCTCGGAAGCTACGGAGAGGAGCTTCACCATCAACAG GGTGAACCCCGGGGCGACGAAAAGTGTCGCATCATGTAa
- the LOC121599104 gene encoding maltase A3-like, with translation MGTPNPFWIVCVALAGVLSLVACLDLTVPTSRDWWEKAAFYQIYPRSFMDSDGDGVGDLNGIASKLPYLKSIGVKAFWMSPIYKSPMVDFGYDISDFRDIHEEFGTMADFERLVEQAHGLGLKVIMDFVPNHSSNLHEWFVKSEQREPGYEDYYVWHDGKVNPAGGRNLPPNNWIQAFRGSAWQWSDQRQQYYLHQFTVEQPDLNYRNPTVVQEMKDVLLFWLGKGVDGFRIDAVPTLYEDTQLRDEPVSGLTDDPEDTNYLRHIYTQDLPETVEMVYEWRELIDAFQAEHGGDTRVIMTEAYSTLDVIKTYYASSTGRLGSHMPFNFRLITEVDKQSTAADYVKVVKDWMSILPAGQVPNWVMGNHDRPRVATRLGEERIDALNMVLLSLSGASVTYQGEEIGMTDVYISWEDTVDPAACNAGKDLYAEKSRDPCRTPFQWDDTAMAGFTTGSKTWLPVGERYREVNVQAQLAAEKSHLKVYRSMMELRKTKTYQLGTVKAVALGDSVLAVVRELTNFGTYITLANFGSQIEDISGITLADALPAKLYFEVVSSNSHNIRGGSMATKDIVLLPNEAFVLKAQIGPVERVYSSICDSWLQ, from the exons ATGGGAACTCCAAACCCATTCTGGATTGTGTGCGTAGCCCTTGCTGGGGTACTCTCTTTAGTGGCATGTTTGGATCTTACCGTACCAACGTCCCGCGATTGGTGGGAAAAGGCCGCGTTCTATCAAATCTATCCCCGATCGTTTATGGACAGCGATGGGGATGGTGTGGGCGATCTTAACGGAATCGCTTCCAAGCTGCCATACCTAAAGTCGATCGGTGTGAAGGCGTTCTGGATGTCACCGATCTACAAATCACCGATGGTTGATTTCGGCTATGACATTTCTGACTTTCGGGACATTCACGAGGAGTTTGGAACGATGGCTGACTTTGAGCGGTTGGTGGAGCAGGCGCACGGGCTCGGCTTGAAGGTGATCATGGACTTTGTGCCGAACCATTCGAGCAATCTGCACGAGTGGTTCGTAAAGTCGGAACAGCGAGAGCCGGGCTATGAGGACTATTACGTGTGGCATGATGGGAAGGTTAATCCGGCGGGCGGTAGGAACTTACCACCAAACAATTGG ATTCAAGCCTTCCGTGGCAGTGCATGGCAGTGGAGTGATCAGCGGCAGCAGTACTACCTACACCAGTTCACCGTCGAGCAACCGGACTTAAACTACCGCAATCCGACGGTCGTTCAGGAGATGAAAGATGTGCTGCTGTTCTGGCTGGGCAAGGGCGTGGACGGGTTCAGGATCGATGCCGTACCGACGCTGTACGAAGATACGCAGCTGCGCGACGAGCCAGTGAGCGGGTTGACAGATGATCCGGAGGATACCAACTACCTGCGACACATCTATACGCAGGATCTGCCAGAAACGGTTGAGATGGTGTACGAATGGCGGGAGCTGATCGATGCATTCCAGGCAGAGCATGGCGGCGATACGCGCGTCATCATGACGGAGGCCTACTCAACGCTAGATGTGATCAAGACGTACTACGCGAGCAGTACAGGGCGGTTGGGATCCCATATGCCGTTCAACTTTCGACTCATTACCGAGGTGGACAAGCAATCGACGGCAGCGGACTACGTGAAGGTGGTCAAGGATTGGATGAGCATACTGCCTGCCGGACAGGTGCCTAATTGGGTG ATGGGCAATCATGATCGTCCCCGCGTTGCGACGCGTCTCGGGGAGGAACGAATTGACGCACTGAACATGGTGCTGCTGTCCCTCTCCGGAGCGAGTGTCACATACCAAGGGGAAGAGATTGGCATGACCGATGTGTACATCTCCTGGGAGGACACCGTCGATCCGGCGGCCTGCAATGCGGGCAAAGACCTATACGCGGAAAAGTCACGCGATCCGTGCCGCACACCGTTCCAGTGGGATGATACGGCTATGGCTGGGTTTACTACCGGCTCCAAAACTTGGCTACCCGTCGGCGAACGGTACAGGGAAGTGAACGTGCAGGCACAACTTGCGGCCGAAAAAAGTCACCTCAAAGTGTACCGATCGATGATGGAGTTGCGCAAGACGAAAACCTACCAGCTCGGTACGGTGAAAGCGGTTGCGCTCGGTGATTCCGTGCTGGCGGTTGTGCGAGAGCTGACCAACTTCGGTACGTACATTACCCTAGCCAACTTTGGCAGTCAGATCGAGGATATCAGTGGCATTACGCTGGCCGATGCGCTTCCTGCCAAGCTGTACTTTGAGGTCGTTAGTTCCAATTCGCATAACATTCGGGG AGGTTCGATGGCAACGAAGGACATTGTTTTGCTGCCGAATGAAGCGTTTGTACTGAAGGCTCAAATTGGACCGGTGGAGCGGGTGTATTCATCGATCTGTGATAGTTGgcttcaataa